From one Dyella sp. 2HG41-7 genomic stretch:
- a CDS encoding VOC family protein produces MNTRFQRITPFLWFNDEAEEAAHRYVSIFENARILATTRYDNESANAAHRPAGSVMTVAFELDGHAFTALNGGPAFHFTPAVSLVVNCRDQAEIDHYWNALSKDGDPSFQQCGWLQDRYGLSWQIVPAQLIELLTAGDATKAQRVMKAVLSMKKIDLSVLEKAAA; encoded by the coding sequence ATGAACACGCGATTCCAGCGCATTACGCCGTTTCTGTGGTTCAACGACGAGGCGGAAGAAGCGGCGCATCGCTATGTGTCGATCTTCGAAAACGCGCGTATCCTCGCCACAACGCGATACGACAACGAATCGGCCAACGCCGCGCATCGACCGGCCGGCTCGGTGATGACCGTCGCGTTCGAATTGGATGGACACGCATTCACCGCACTCAATGGCGGCCCCGCTTTTCATTTCACGCCTGCGGTATCGCTGGTGGTGAATTGTCGCGATCAAGCGGAGATCGATCACTACTGGAACGCACTATCGAAAGACGGCGATCCGTCTTTCCAACAATGCGGTTGGCTGCAAGACCGTTACGGACTCAGTTGGCAAATCGTGCCTGCGCAATTGATCGAACTGCTAACCGCTGGCGACGCAACCAAGGCGCAACGCGTCATGAAAGCCGTATTGAGCATGAAAAAGATCGACCTGTCCGTACTGGAGAAAGCGGCGGCCTAG
- a CDS encoding carbohydrate-binding protein: protein MHVKSLTFSSLSTAIFAALSTTALTVAPVQTVHAQSSCAAAWVSTNVYTAGNEVSESGVNYVANFWTQGNDPATSNGGAGSGQPWTSQGACGGSPTPTPTPTPTPSGCDAAWNSSTAYNGGALVSENSINYKANFWTEGNDPATNNGPAGSGAPWTSLGSCSGSPTPTPTPTPTPTPTPTPTPTPTPTPTPTPTPTPTGFIFSPYKDMSINMNWNTYAMSTDVTGTLIPVAGSGSLYSTQEPNLPAITLAFATGECGSESWAGVTPSEFISANITPGAANSLASAGLKYIVSTGGEAGVFTCGSASAFQSFIAKYYTAQMVGVDFDIEGGQTQAEVQQLVADVAAAQSQYPNLRFSFTLATLGASDGSYGGINQLGQWVVQAIKSSSPALNNYTINLMTMDFGGTSSANCVVVNGACEMGQSAVQAAVNLEHSYGIPASHIELTPMIGQNDSASEVTTLADIDTITNYATANGLAGVHFWSLDRDTPCAAGGASATCNSYPSAGVLAFTNEILKDIGK from the coding sequence ATGCATGTGAAGTCACTGACCTTTAGTTCGTTGAGCACGGCGATTTTTGCTGCGCTTTCCACCACGGCGCTTACGGTAGCGCCCGTGCAAACCGTGCATGCGCAATCAAGCTGCGCGGCCGCGTGGGTATCGACGAACGTGTACACCGCCGGTAATGAAGTGAGCGAAAGCGGCGTCAATTACGTTGCGAATTTCTGGACGCAGGGCAACGATCCAGCCACCAGCAACGGCGGCGCCGGAAGCGGCCAACCCTGGACATCGCAAGGCGCTTGCGGCGGTTCGCCGACGCCGACACCCACACCAACGCCGACACCGTCCGGTTGCGATGCGGCTTGGAATTCGTCGACCGCATACAACGGCGGCGCGTTGGTGAGCGAAAACAGCATCAACTACAAAGCGAATTTCTGGACGGAAGGTAACGATCCTGCGACCAATAACGGTCCTGCCGGCAGTGGTGCGCCGTGGACATCATTGGGTTCGTGCAGTGGCTCGCCCACACCAACGCCCACGCCGACTCCAACCCCAACCCCGACGCCGACGCCGACACCCACCCCGACGCCGACACCCACTCCAACCCCGACACCCACTCCTACGGGCTTTATCTTCAGCCCGTACAAGGACATGAGCATCAACATGAACTGGAACACGTACGCCATGTCGACGGACGTGACGGGTACGCTGATTCCCGTGGCCGGCAGCGGCAGTCTTTATTCGACGCAAGAGCCGAATCTTCCCGCCATCACGCTGGCGTTCGCCACGGGCGAATGCGGAAGCGAAAGTTGGGCAGGCGTTACGCCGTCGGAATTCATCAGCGCCAATATCACGCCAGGCGCGGCGAATTCGCTTGCGAGTGCGGGTTTGAAATACATCGTGTCCACGGGCGGCGAGGCTGGCGTGTTCACGTGCGGATCGGCCTCCGCGTTCCAAAGCTTTATCGCGAAGTACTACACCGCGCAAATGGTGGGCGTCGACTTCGACATCGAAGGCGGGCAAACGCAAGCCGAAGTGCAGCAGCTCGTCGCCGACGTGGCTGCAGCGCAATCGCAGTATCCGAACCTGCGGTTCTCGTTCACGCTAGCGACCTTGGGTGCGTCGGACGGCAGCTACGGCGGCATCAATCAGTTGGGTCAATGGGTGGTGCAAGCGATTAAGTCGTCCAGCCCCGCGCTCAACAACTACACCATCAATCTGATGACGATGGACTTCGGCGGTACCAGTTCCGCCAATTGCGTAGTGGTGAACGGCGCCTGCGAGATGGGCCAGTCCGCGGTGCAAGCGGCGGTGAATCTGGAGCACAGCTACGGCATTCCCGCCAGCCACATCGAACTGACGCCGATGATTGGGCAAAACGACAGCGCCAGCGAAGTCACCACGCTGGCGGATATCGACACGATCACCAACTATGCCACGGCCAACGGGTTGGCTGGCGTGCACTTCTGGTCGTTGGATCGCGACACGCCGTGCGCCGCGGGCGGAGCGTCGGCGACCTGCAACTCGTATCCGAGTGCGGGCGTGTTGGCCTTTACCAACGAGATCTTAAAAGACATCGGCAAGTAG
- a CDS encoding sulfotransferase, translated as MQRTFVIGCPRSGTTLVQAMLARHPQVFTLPETGFFPRLLGGIDYRYGDEGASTRRHNLARRLGLARRYGRREFVELQRSLSGANVTRAPWFLDTCIKRFIGMLDDLTERAGRDTWIEKTPHHLLYLPEIERHLPNARFIHVIRPGMDVLASIMDAHLRYDNNSFNGGLKLWARRWNRAVEIHRSRIGVRHHHFVFLEDLVREPVEEWHRICAFLSLPAEVEMDRACRQHIADLKAEPWKQGALSGLPHQADSKAEALFGPQLREWLREQLSSYEELYAASSLAYDRDDGFGAPTFAHPAKRVEEGAATFGDVRAQAGKTRFRVA; from the coding sequence ATGCAACGTACGTTTGTTATCGGGTGTCCGCGCTCCGGCACCACCCTCGTGCAGGCCATGCTGGCCCGGCATCCTCAAGTTTTCACTCTTCCCGAAACCGGTTTTTTTCCGCGCCTCCTCGGTGGCATCGACTACCGGTACGGTGACGAAGGCGCGTCGACGCGCCGTCACAATCTGGCCCGTCGTCTTGGGTTGGCGCGTCGTTACGGGCGCCGCGAATTCGTGGAACTGCAGCGTTCGTTGTCCGGCGCCAACGTCACGCGCGCACCTTGGTTTTTGGATACATGCATCAAGCGTTTCATTGGCATGCTGGATGATCTGACCGAGCGCGCCGGGCGCGACACGTGGATCGAAAAGACGCCGCATCATCTTCTTTATCTGCCTGAGATCGAGCGACATCTTCCCAATGCGCGCTTCATTCACGTGATTCGCCCGGGGATGGATGTGCTCGCTTCGATCATGGATGCGCATCTGCGTTACGACAACAACTCCTTCAACGGCGGATTGAAGTTGTGGGCGAGGCGCTGGAATCGTGCAGTGGAAATCCATCGTTCGCGCATTGGCGTGCGGCATCATCACTTCGTTTTTCTGGAAGATCTCGTCCGCGAACCGGTGGAAGAATGGCATCGGATATGCGCGTTTCTGTCTTTGCCTGCCGAAGTCGAAATGGATCGCGCGTGTCGCCAACACATCGCCGATCTCAAAGCGGAACCTTGGAAGCAAGGTGCGCTTAGCGGTTTGCCGCACCAGGCGGATAGCAAGGCGGAGGCGTTATTTGGCCCGCAGTTGCGTGAATGGCTGCGCGAGCAATTGAGCTCCTACGAGGAGCTCTACGCGGCGAGCAGCCTTGCCTATGATCGCGATGACGGCTTCGGCGCACCGACTTTTGCGCATCCCGCAAAGCGTGTGGAAGAGGGTGCCGCAACGTTTGGCGAT